A DNA window from Capnocytophaga sp. ARDL2 contains the following coding sequences:
- the nadD gene encoding nicotinate (nicotinamide) nucleotide adenylyltransferase: protein MNIGLYFGTFNPVHIGHLIIANHLVENSDIDQLWMVVTPHNPHKKKSNLLEDYHRLHMIHLATQDYDHIVPSDIEFKLPQPNYTVHTLVHLKEKYPKYNFSLIMGEDNLKTFQKWKNYQVILENHQLYVYPRISEGEIPQELKNHPNIHKINAPIIELSSTFIREQIKLQKNIKPMLSPTVWEYIDHNLFYRK, encoded by the coding sequence ATGAACATAGGATTATATTTTGGGACATTCAATCCCGTACATATCGGGCATTTGATCATCGCCAATCATTTGGTAGAAAATTCGGATATTGACCAATTGTGGATGGTGGTAACGCCACACAATCCTCATAAGAAAAAATCGAATTTACTCGAGGATTATCACCGTTTACACATGATACATTTGGCAACGCAAGACTACGATCACATAGTGCCATCGGATATAGAGTTTAAATTGCCGCAACCCAATTATACGGTGCATACTTTGGTACATTTGAAAGAAAAATATCCCAAATACAATTTTTCGTTGATTATGGGAGAAGACAATTTAAAAACCTTTCAAAAGTGGAAAAATTATCAAGTGATATTGGAAAACCATCAACTGTATGTATATCCACGAATTTCCGAAGGAGAAATCCCACAAGAGTTGAAAAATCATCCCAATATTCATAAAATCAACGCCCCGATTATTGAGTTGTCATCAACTTTTATCAGAGAGCAAATCAAATTACAAAAAAATATCAAACCTATGCTTTCACCCACAGTTTGGGAATATATCGACCATAATCTGTTTTATAGGAAGTAG
- the gmk gene encoding guanylate kinase, whose amino-acid sequence MKSGKLIVFSAPSGSGKTTIVKHLLQQEELKLDFSISATSRYKREGEVHGKDYYFITAEEFQQKINENAFVEYEEVYKDNFYGTLKTELERIWSEGKTVIFDIDVVGGLNVKSQYPEQTLAIFVNPPSVEELEKRLRHRQTESDEKIAMRLAKAEREISRAKEFDVILENNDLETAKKEAYQLVQQFVN is encoded by the coding sequence ATGAAATCAGGAAAACTCATTGTGTTTTCGGCACCATCAGGTTCGGGAAAAACAACCATCGTAAAACATTTGTTGCAACAAGAAGAATTGAAATTGGATTTTTCAATTTCGGCAACTTCGCGTTATAAAAGAGAAGGAGAGGTACATGGAAAAGATTACTATTTTATCACAGCCGAAGAATTTCAACAAAAAATAAATGAAAACGCCTTTGTAGAATACGAAGAGGTGTATAAAGACAATTTTTACGGAACATTGAAAACCGAATTGGAACGCATTTGGAGCGAGGGAAAAACCGTTATTTTTGACATAGATGTAGTAGGAGGATTGAATGTAAAATCGCAGTATCCAGAGCAGACTTTGGCAATCTTCGTAAACCCACCATCGGTAGAAGAATTGGAAAAGAGATTGCGACACAGACAAACCGAATCAGATGAGAAAATTGCAATGCGTTTGGCAAAAGCCGAAAGAGAAATCTCTCGTGCCAAAGAGTTTGATGTAATCCTGGAAAACAACGATTTAGAAACCGCCAAAAAAGAAGCGTATCAGTTGGTACAGCAATTTGTTAATTAG
- a CDS encoding YicC/YloC family endoribonuclease: protein MIHSMTGFGKSFVQMPLKKITIEIKSLNSKNLDLSVRMPQLYKEKELEARNLIASHLERGKVECNIFIDITGEETQNTLNAPIIKGYIAQMMEIIPQEKVDFTELMKMAVRMPDALKVERAEIDEEEWAAVKKHLEIAVKNLKEFRRQEGEKLKLDFTQRIQTIREQLAESLQYEGQRIETVKERISQNLKELAVTVDESRFAQEVVYYLEKLDINEEKVRLTNHLDYFEETMNSAEHSGRKLGFIAQEIGREINTLGSKSNHSEMQKCVVKMKDELEKIKEQVLNIL from the coding sequence ATGATTCATTCAATGACGGGATTTGGAAAATCTTTTGTCCAAATGCCATTGAAAAAAATAACGATCGAAATCAAATCACTCAATTCTAAAAACTTGGATTTGAGTGTGCGTATGCCTCAATTGTACAAAGAAAAAGAATTAGAAGCTCGCAATCTCATAGCTTCTCATTTGGAAAGAGGAAAGGTAGAATGCAATATCTTTATCGACATCACAGGCGAGGAAACTCAAAATACGCTCAATGCACCGATTATCAAAGGATATATCGCTCAGATGATGGAGATAATTCCGCAGGAAAAAGTTGATTTTACGGAATTGATGAAAATGGCAGTGCGTATGCCCGATGCCTTGAAAGTAGAACGAGCAGAAATCGATGAAGAAGAATGGGCAGCTGTGAAAAAGCATTTGGAAATTGCAGTTAAAAATCTGAAAGAATTTCGCCGTCAGGAGGGAGAAAAATTAAAATTGGACTTTACCCAACGCATACAAACCATTCGTGAGCAATTAGCCGAAAGTTTGCAATATGAAGGACAACGCATCGAAACGGTAAAAGAACGCATTTCACAAAATTTGAAAGAACTGGCAGTAACTGTCGATGAAAGTCGTTTTGCACAAGAGGTGGTGTATTATTTGGAAAAATTGGATATCAACGAAGAAAAAGTACGCTTGACCAATCATTTGGATTACTTTGAAGAAACGATGAATAGTGCCGAACACAGTGGTAGAAAATTGGGCTTTATTGCACAAGAAATCGGAAGAGAAATTAATACATTAGGGTCAAAATCCAATCATTCGGAAATGCAAAAGTGCGTTGTGAAAATGAAAGACGAATTGGAAAAAATCAAAGAACAAGTACTCAATATATTATAA
- a CDS encoding diphosphomevalonate/mevalonate 3,5-bisphosphate decarboxylase family protein translates to MKNQPIYTSTFSAPSNIALVKYWGKKDKQIPANPSLSFTLKNCKTITTLKVFSKEEKGISFDLLFEGKEKESFRPKIQKYFENIADLCPFIMDYHFEIDTMNTFPHSSGIASSASGMAALSANIIAFEKQLNPSQSEEYFTNKTSELARLGSGSACRSIKGEVVVWGETTSIEKSNDHFGVEFPYTIHETFQNYQDTILLVDKGEKQVSSTVGHNLMYNHPFANERFTQAHNNIAQLKEILQLGDISAFIQLVESEALTLHAMMMTSMPYFILMKPNTLQIIEKIWNYRNKAQVPLCFTLDAGANVHLLYPLSFKKQVQTFIAEELSQHCQNNQYIHDEMGSGVENLQ, encoded by the coding sequence ATGAAAAATCAACCTATATATACAAGTACATTTTCCGCTCCGAGCAATATTGCTTTGGTAAAATATTGGGGAAAAAAAGACAAACAAATTCCAGCCAATCCTTCATTGAGTTTTACTTTGAAAAATTGTAAAACCATTACTACATTAAAAGTTTTTTCAAAAGAGGAAAAAGGAATCAGCTTTGATTTGTTGTTTGAAGGTAAAGAAAAAGAAAGTTTTCGACCAAAAATTCAAAAATATTTTGAAAATATTGCCGATTTGTGCCCATTTATCATGGATTATCATTTTGAAATTGATACGATGAATACTTTTCCTCATAGTTCGGGTATTGCATCTTCGGCTTCGGGTATGGCAGCTTTGTCGGCAAACATTATTGCTTTTGAAAAACAATTAAATCCATCACAATCAGAAGAATATTTTACGAATAAAACATCAGAGTTGGCTCGTTTGGGTTCGGGTAGTGCGTGTAGAAGTATCAAAGGAGAAGTGGTAGTTTGGGGAGAAACGACAAGTATAGAAAAGAGCAACGACCACTTTGGTGTAGAGTTTCCTTATACAATCCACGAAACCTTTCAAAACTATCAAGACACTATTTTGTTGGTCGATAAGGGCGAAAAACAAGTGTCAAGTACAGTAGGACACAATTTGATGTACAATCATCCCTTTGCCAATGAGCGTTTTACACAGGCACACAACAATATAGCACAATTAAAAGAGATTTTACAATTGGGAGATATTTCCGCTTTTATTCAATTGGTAGAAAGTGAGGCATTGACATTGCATGCGATGATGATGACATCTATGCCTTATTTTATCCTAATGAAACCCAATACATTACAAATTATCGAAAAAATATGGAACTACAGAAATAAAGCACAAGTTCCGTTGTGTTTTACTCTCGATGCAGGAGCTAATGTACATTTGTTGTACCCTCTTTCATTTAAAAAACAAGTGCAAACATTTATTGCAGAAGAGCTGAGTCAACATTGTCAAAACAATCAATATATTCACGACGAAATGGGAAGTGGTGTAGAGAACTTACAATAA
- a CDS encoding NAD(P)/FAD-dependent oxidoreductase, whose amino-acid sequence MAGRRPELRIGILERGAEVLGKVKISGGGRCNVTHACFIPNELAKFYPRGGNELKSPFHIFCSGDTMQWFADRGVKLKIEDDNRMFPITDSSQTIIDCFVNEARKYGVKIITQTSVQSIEKQEAQWLISTNKDAFRADYLVMATGSNPKIWDICQKMGHQIVSPVPSLFTFNVKNAEYNQLMGISVENVSLKIKEANLKSLGALLITHWGFSGPAILKLSAWGARELHQLNYHFTLQINWTADYSFNEILDELMEYKQQNAKKQIAKYTQYQLTNRLWQQLVQSSGISSSTIWADATKKQLVKLAELLTNSTFEVKGKSTFKEEFVTAGGIELKEINFKTMESKLFPNLFFAGEILNIDAITGGFNFQNAWTTGFITAQTISERVLE is encoded by the coding sequence TTGGCAGGTCGTCGCCCAGAATTGCGTATTGGCATACTTGAGCGAGGTGCTGAAGTATTGGGAAAAGTGAAAATTTCTGGAGGAGGTCGCTGCAATGTTACCCATGCATGTTTCATTCCCAACGAGTTGGCGAAATTTTATCCCCGTGGGGGCAATGAGTTGAAAAGTCCGTTTCATATCTTTTGCAGTGGCGATACGATGCAATGGTTTGCCGATAGAGGAGTGAAACTGAAAATCGAAGACGACAACCGCATGTTTCCGATTACGGATAGCTCACAAACGATTATCGATTGTTTTGTAAACGAAGCCCGCAAATACGGTGTGAAAATCATTACGCAAACATCGGTTCAATCGATTGAAAAGCAGGAGGCTCAATGGTTGATTTCGACCAATAAAGATGCTTTTCGAGCCGATTATTTGGTAATGGCTACAGGAAGTAATCCTAAGATTTGGGATATTTGTCAAAAAATGGGACATCAAATCGTTTCGCCAGTGCCATCGTTGTTTACCTTCAATGTAAAAAATGCAGAATACAATCAATTGATGGGAATTTCGGTGGAAAATGTTTCACTCAAAATAAAAGAAGCCAATCTAAAGAGTTTGGGTGCGTTGCTCATTACCCATTGGGGGTTTAGTGGTCCTGCCATTTTGAAACTTTCTGCATGGGGAGCGAGAGAATTGCATCAGTTGAATTACCATTTCACCTTGCAAATCAATTGGACGGCGGATTATTCTTTCAACGAAATTTTAGACGAACTGATGGAGTACAAGCAACAAAACGCCAAAAAGCAAATTGCCAAATATACACAGTATCAATTGACGAATCGTTTGTGGCAACAATTGGTACAATCTTCAGGAATTTCATCGTCCACGATTTGGGCAGATGCAACCAAAAAACAATTGGTAAAATTGGCAGAATTACTCACCAATTCAACTTTTGAAGTGAAAGGAAAAAGTACTTTCAAGGAAGAATTTGTAACCGCAGGTGGCATTGAACTCAAAGAAATCAATTTCAAAACCATGGAAAGTAAATTGTTTCCCAATTTGTTTTTCGCAGGCGAAATATTGAATATCGATGCCATCACAGGCGGATTTAATTTTCAAAACGCATGGACTACGGGGTTTATCACGGCTCAAACGATATCTGAAAGGGTTTTGGAGTAA
- the aspS gene encoding aspartate--tRNA ligase gives MYRSHTCGQLRQADVNKEVTLAGWVQKSRDKGFMIWVDLRDRYGITQLIFDAERTDAQVMETAKSLGREFVIQVKGTVIERESKNPNLPTGEIEVLVKELTVLNAAQLPPFTIEDETDGGEDIRMKYRYLDIRRNPVKNSLLFRHKVTQEVRNYLSNLDFCEVETPYLIKSTPEGARDFVVPSRMNPGQFYALPQSPQTFKQLLMVGGMDRYFQIVKCFRDEDLRADRQPEFTQIDCEMSFIEQEDILNVFEGLTRHLLKNIHGIEIEKFPRMTFDEAMRTYGNDKPDIRFGMKFGELNAVAQHKEFAVFNNAELVVGIAVPGAASFTRKEIDGLIDWVKRPQVGASGMVYVKCEANGQYKSSVDKFYDQEDFVKWAAATEAKEGDLILILSGPANKTRTQLSALRMELGNRLGLRKPDEFAPLWVVDFPLLEWDEEIERYHAMHHPFTSPKKEDMHLLDTDPGKVRANAYDLVLNGNEIGGGSIRIHDKETQALMFKHLGFTPEQAQEQFGFLMNAFQYGAPPHGGLAFGLDRLVAILGGQETIRDFIAFPKNNSGRDVMIDAPATIDEAQLQELSIALNVKE, from the coding sequence ATGTACAGAAGTCATACTTGCGGTCAGTTGAGACAGGCCGATGTAAATAAAGAAGTAACCCTTGCAGGTTGGGTGCAAAAATCTCGTGATAAAGGTTTTATGATTTGGGTGGATTTGAGAGACCGCTACGGTATCACTCAGTTGATTTTTGATGCAGAACGCACAGACGCACAGGTGATGGAAACTGCAAAATCGTTGGGTAGAGAATTTGTAATCCAGGTGAAAGGTACGGTCATCGAAAGAGAATCGAAAAATCCGAACCTTCCAACGGGTGAAATCGAGGTATTGGTAAAAGAATTGACCGTTTTGAATGCAGCACAATTGCCACCGTTTACCATTGAAGACGAAACCGATGGAGGAGAAGATATTCGTATGAAATACCGCTATTTGGATATTCGTAGAAATCCTGTGAAAAACAGTTTGCTTTTCCGTCATAAGGTTACACAAGAGGTAAGAAATTACTTGTCAAACTTGGATTTTTGTGAGGTAGAAACGCCTTATTTGATTAAGTCAACGCCAGAAGGAGCGAGAGATTTTGTTGTGCCAAGCCGTATGAATCCAGGGCAGTTTTATGCTTTACCACAATCGCCACAGACTTTCAAACAATTGTTGATGGTAGGTGGTATGGATCGCTATTTCCAAATTGTGAAATGTTTCCGTGATGAGGATTTACGAGCAGATCGTCAGCCTGAATTTACTCAAATCGACTGCGAAATGTCGTTTATCGAGCAAGAAGATATTTTGAATGTTTTTGAAGGATTGACAAGACATTTATTGAAAAATATTCACGGAATCGAAATCGAAAAATTCCCTCGTATGACTTTTGACGAGGCAATGCGTACTTATGGAAATGACAAACCAGACATTCGTTTTGGAATGAAGTTTGGAGAGTTGAACGCAGTGGCACAGCACAAAGAGTTTGCAGTGTTCAACAACGCAGAATTGGTAGTGGGAATTGCCGTGCCAGGTGCTGCAAGTTTTACAAGAAAAGAAATCGACGGCTTGATTGATTGGGTAAAACGCCCTCAAGTAGGAGCTTCGGGTATGGTATATGTAAAATGTGAGGCAAATGGTCAGTACAAATCTTCGGTTGATAAATTTTACGACCAAGAAGATTTTGTAAAATGGGCAGCTGCAACCGAAGCCAAAGAAGGCGATTTGATTTTGATATTATCAGGACCGGCCAATAAAACAAGAACTCAATTGTCGGCGTTGCGTATGGAGCTGGGTAACCGATTGGGATTGCGTAAACCAGACGAATTTGCACCACTTTGGGTGGTGGATTTTCCATTGTTGGAGTGGGACGAAGAAATCGAAAGATACCACGCGATGCACCATCCGTTTACTTCGCCAAAGAAAGAAGACATGCACTTGTTGGACACAGATCCAGGAAAGGTTCGTGCCAATGCCTACGACTTGGTGTTGAACGGAAACGAAATCGGTGGAGGGTCGATTCGTATTCACGACAAAGAAACTCAGGCGTTGATGTTTAAGCATTTAGGATTTACGCCAGAACAAGCACAAGAGCAGTTTGGCTTCTTGATGAACGCTTTCCAATACGGAGCACCGCCACACGGAGGATTGGCATTTGGGTTGGATCGTTTGGTAGCGATTTTGGGTGGACAAGAAACCATTCGTGATTTCATCGCATTCCCTAAAAACAACTCGGGTAGAGATGTGATGATTGATGCACCTGCAACGATTGATGAAGCACAATTGCAAGAATTATCTATCGCATTGAATGTGAAAGAATAA
- a CDS encoding alpha/beta fold hydrolase: MERKLKEEGKYKYIEIGEGTPIVVLHGLMGGLSNFDGVAEFFPKKNYQVVIPELPIYTLNILKTNVKAFAKFVYDFIKHKDYKEVILLGNSLGGHIALYLTKMHPEVVKGLVITGSSGLYENAMGDSYPRRGDYEFIKKKAQDVFYDPEMATKEIVDDVFNTVNDRMKLIKTLTIAKSAIRHNMSKDLSNMHTPTCIIWGKNDGVTPPDVAEEFDRLLPNSDLYWIDKCGHAAMMEHPDTFNELMYNWLVAKNIK, translated from the coding sequence ATGGAGCGAAAATTAAAAGAAGAAGGTAAATATAAATACATAGAAATAGGTGAAGGTACTCCTATCGTGGTTTTACACGGATTGATGGGAGGATTGAGTAATTTTGACGGAGTGGCAGAGTTTTTTCCAAAGAAAAATTACCAAGTAGTCATTCCAGAACTTCCGATTTACACATTAAACATTCTCAAAACCAATGTAAAGGCGTTTGCCAAATTTGTTTATGACTTTATAAAACACAAAGACTATAAAGAAGTGATTCTATTGGGAAATTCTCTCGGTGGGCACATTGCTTTGTATCTAACAAAAATGCATCCTGAGGTTGTAAAAGGATTGGTTATCACAGGTAGCTCAGGACTTTACGAAAACGCAATGGGTGATTCGTATCCGCGTCGTGGCGATTATGAATTTATCAAAAAGAAAGCCCAAGATGTATTTTACGACCCAGAAATGGCTACTAAAGAAATCGTAGATGATGTATTCAACACGGTAAACGATCGCATGAAACTCATCAAAACTTTGACCATTGCAAAAAGTGCCATTCGACACAACATGTCGAAAGATTTATCCAATATGCACACACCCACTTGTATCATTTGGGGAAAAAACGACGGCGTAACCCCACCAGATGTAGCCGAAGAATTTGACCGATTGTTGCCAAATAGCGACCTATATTGGATAGACAAATGCGGACACGCTGCCATGATGGAACACCCTGATACTTTTAACGAACTCATGTACAACTGGTTAGTTGCTAAAAATATAAAATAA
- the yihA gene encoding ribosome biogenesis GTP-binding protein YihA/YsxC, with protein sequence MKINTAEFVISNSEVKKCPNSPLPEYAFIGRSNVGKSSLINMLTNNKNLAKTSSKPGKTQLINHFLINKNWHLVDLPGYGYAKVSKSIKNSFQKFITNYFENREQLTCAFVLVDIRHEAQKIDIDFINYLGEAGVPFGIVFTKADKIGKTIIQKNVAAYKKKLLEVGWEETPPMFVTSSENQTGKEELLNYIDEINQMVFKGQ encoded by the coding sequence ATGAAAATCAATACAGCAGAATTTGTAATCAGCAACTCGGAGGTAAAAAAATGCCCCAATAGTCCGTTGCCAGAGTACGCATTTATCGGTAGATCTAATGTTGGAAAGTCTTCGCTGATCAACATGCTGACTAATAATAAAAATTTGGCAAAAACCTCGAGTAAACCAGGTAAAACACAGTTAATTAACCATTTTTTAATCAATAAAAATTGGCATTTGGTAGATTTACCAGGCTATGGATATGCAAAAGTTTCTAAATCGATAAAAAATTCGTTTCAAAAATTTATCACCAATTATTTTGAAAACAGAGAACAACTGACCTGTGCCTTTGTATTGGTGGACATCCGACACGAAGCCCAAAAAATCGACATAGACTTTATCAATTATTTAGGAGAAGCAGGTGTGCCTTTTGGCATTGTTTTTACCAAAGCAGACAAAATTGGAAAGACAATTATTCAAAAAAATGTGGCCGCTTACAAAAAGAAATTACTCGAAGTAGGCTGGGAAGAAACACCGCCCATGTTTGTAACCTCATCAGAAAATCAAACAGGAAAAGAAGAACTTTTAAATTACATAGACGAAATCAACCAAATGGTTTTCAAAGGACAATAA
- the rnpA gene encoding ribonuclease P protein component: MFSYPKNEKLKKKKHIDLLFEQGKTVSNYPLRLVYVPLENEENAIQFGVSVSKRYFKKAVDRNYYKRVLRECYRLNQHILKENIFQPYAIMFFYQTKEHMPYKEIFEKTKVLFQKFIETISVQQIETS, encoded by the coding sequence ATGTTTAGCTATCCAAAAAACGAAAAACTCAAAAAGAAAAAACATATCGATTTATTATTCGAGCAGGGGAAAACCGTAAGTAATTATCCCCTGCGTTTGGTTTATGTCCCTTTGGAAAACGAAGAAAACGCCATTCAATTTGGGGTTTCGGTTTCAAAACGCTATTTCAAAAAAGCCGTCGATCGCAATTATTACAAAAGAGTATTGCGTGAATGTTATCGCCTGAACCAACATATTCTAAAAGAAAACATCTTCCAACCTTATGCGATAATGTTTTTTTATCAGACAAAAGAACATATGCCCTACAAAGAAATTTTTGAAAAAACAAAAGTGCTTTTTCAGAAGTTTATAGAAACTATCAGCGTTCAGCAAATTGAAACAAGTTAA
- a CDS encoding lysophospholipid acyltransferase family protein, protein MKNTAKKIAWILWKGWFYLLVLVVIVILSPLLILSLSTEKTYSFFFKLAKIWAYIVYYGTGFSIRYKTPIVPLQEKNYLFVANHNSMMDIMLMLILVNKPFVFVGKQELANIPIFGYFYKKSCILVDRKSAASRQQTMKSAAEKLSKGLSVCIFPEGGVSDDKTLLLDSFKDGAFRLAIEFQLPIQPYCFVGLRGGFPFDFFGGKPKTIDVFQLQLYPTKGLTSKDKEELKINVRNEIYETLLQYPFEEI, encoded by the coding sequence ATGAAAAACACAGCAAAAAAGATAGCTTGGATACTATGGAAAGGATGGTTTTATTTGTTGGTATTGGTTGTAATTGTGATACTTTCTCCATTGTTGATCCTTTCATTATCAACAGAAAAAACCTACTCTTTTTTCTTTAAACTTGCCAAAATATGGGCTTATATAGTATATTATGGCACTGGATTTAGCATCAGATACAAAACCCCAATCGTACCGTTACAAGAAAAAAATTATCTCTTTGTAGCCAATCACAATTCGATGATGGACATTATGCTGATGTTGATTTTGGTAAACAAACCCTTTGTGTTTGTAGGAAAACAAGAGTTGGCAAACATTCCTATATTTGGGTATTTTTATAAAAAATCTTGTATTTTAGTTGACAGAAAAAGTGCGGCGAGCAGACAACAAACCATGAAATCTGCTGCTGAAAAACTATCCAAAGGATTGAGTGTTTGCATTTTTCCGGAAGGAGGAGTATCTGATGACAAAACCCTACTTTTAGATAGTTTTAAAGACGGAGCATTTAGATTGGCAATCGAATTTCAACTTCCAATACAACCCTATTGTTTTGTAGGACTCAGAGGAGGATTTCCCTTTGATTTTTTTGGAGGAAAACCTAAAACCATTGATGTTTTTCAACTCCAATTATATCCAACCAAAGGACTTACCTCTAAGGACAAAGAAGAATTAAAAATCAATGTTCGCAATGAAATTTACGAAACACTTTTACAATATCCTTTTGAAGAAATATAA
- a CDS encoding heavy-metal-associated domain-containing protein, with translation MKKILILMTMLFSVSLMQAQEKKNKNAKVDIEVKGNCDMCKKRIEKAAFKVKGVKNAEWHQHHQMLHLTIDENKTNPLAIQNAVAKAGHDTKYNEVEVKSSDENYENLHHCCVYER, from the coding sequence ATGAAAAAAATCCTAATTCTTATGACAATGCTTTTTAGCGTGTCATTAATGCAAGCTCAAGAGAAAAAAAACAAAAATGCAAAAGTGGATATCGAAGTTAAAGGAAATTGTGATATGTGTAAGAAGCGTATTGAGAAAGCCGCTTTTAAAGTAAAAGGAGTGAAAAATGCTGAATGGCATCAACATCATCAAATGTTACATCTTACAATTGACGAAAACAAAACCAATCCTTTGGCTATACAGAATGCGGTTGCAAAGGCTGGGCATGATACAAAATACAACGAGGTGGAAGTGAAAAGTTCTGACGAAAATTATGAAAATCTACACCACTGTTGTGTTTATGAGCGATAA